A region from the bacterium genome encodes:
- a CDS encoding T9SS type A sorting domain-containing protein has translation MRFTRSFLLVILTLLPLIGTLSQPNFGITQLSSRRFPMYGIHDVTVSGNRLLVTEDSCVVGIHNIADPSAPVERGIYNAYCYSSNLIVEGTTAYIPNSYNGYGIDIVNISNTMNPVRIARIPTFQNVFSIAKMGSYLCVIEATGSSRVLRVVYLANPTEPLVIALVTDYPDVTRIVISGNIAYLSSTSTLYAVSLANPTIPTLLGTIPLHTPNPICAVANSYAYSVGNDSLMCIYNVSNPSAMSLANIVSFNDRVQDVKIAGSMAYVSNNRQGIKLVDVTNPTAPVIVSTFDTPGHATRCAVSNSIAYVCDWVGGVRVVDCHTPTAPVELAQFASGGYISGMCFDGVNLYYTDTMFGLRVADVANPTNPHETSFLPMNDYNSAIARYGNYCYVASGDSGIAIVDVTTPASPRFVRYFARETQSWTSALAISDDKIFYTVGWHFYIASLTDPESPTVINSGVTFNYISRICVVDNYAYLLGNITGAISGVFVLDCTNPQTPTLVGQYTQGGLGAYYNDLAVSGDYAYLASYGLGLRIISVANRAHPQLVTHYEPAENISAVTLSGNHAFLGGSAFRILNIANPSSPQLVGFLDSVYVSNVCVNGSIVYSGESTHLRIYDCSGALSGVDDSENNFPTQYSLKPNYPNPFNSTTTISYTLPLLSNVELKLFDLTGREVASLVNQKQQTGSYRVTFDGMNLSSGTYFVKMQAGEFVKTQKLVLLR, from the coding sequence ATGAGATTTACCCGTAGTTTTCTTCTTGTTATCCTAACACTTCTTCCACTGATCGGAACGCTTTCGCAGCCGAATTTCGGCATCACGCAACTCTCTTCCCGACGATTTCCCATGTACGGAATCCACGATGTCACGGTTTCGGGTAATCGATTACTCGTTACCGAAGACAGTTGTGTTGTGGGTATCCACAATATCGCTGATCCCAGCGCACCGGTCGAACGGGGAATTTACAATGCTTATTGTTATTCAAGTAATCTCATCGTTGAAGGGACAACCGCATACATACCTAATTCATACAACGGGTATGGAATCGATATTGTAAACATTTCGAATACGATGAATCCAGTGCGGATAGCACGAATCCCTACTTTTCAAAATGTATTCAGTATAGCAAAAATGGGTAGTTACCTATGTGTAATTGAAGCTACCGGTTCGTCAAGAGTATTACGAGTTGTTTACTTAGCGAATCCTACCGAACCGCTTGTCATTGCATTGGTTACCGATTATCCCGATGTAACACGTATCGTCATCTCCGGCAACATTGCCTATCTTTCTTCGACATCGACATTGTACGCTGTTTCGTTAGCGAATCCGACTATACCTACACTACTGGGTACAATACCGTTACATACTCCCAACCCGATCTGTGCTGTTGCCAACAGTTATGCCTACAGCGTTGGTAACGATTCGCTCATGTGTATCTATAACGTTTCAAACCCTTCTGCGATGAGTTTGGCTAACATTGTAAGTTTCAATGATCGAGTACAAGATGTGAAAATTGCTGGCTCGATGGCCTATGTTTCCAACAACAGACAAGGTATAAAACTGGTCGATGTAACGAACCCAACCGCTCCGGTGATTGTTAGTACGTTTGACACCCCGGGCCATGCGACTCGATGTGCCGTATCAAATTCGATTGCGTATGTTTGCGATTGGGTGGGCGGAGTGCGGGTCGTCGATTGTCATACGCCAACTGCTCCGGTCGAGTTAGCGCAGTTCGCATCGGGAGGATATATCTCAGGAATGTGTTTCGATGGGGTGAATTTGTACTACACCGACACAATGTTTGGTTTACGAGTTGCTGACGTTGCCAATCCTACGAATCCGCACGAGACGAGCTTCCTACCAATGAACGATTACAATAGTGCAATTGCTCGATATGGGAACTATTGTTATGTAGCTTCGGGCGATTCCGGGATTGCTATCGTCGACGTAACGACACCAGCTTCGCCGCGGTTCGTCCGGTATTTTGCCAGAGAAACACAGAGTTGGACATCTGCGCTGGCTATTTCCGATGACAAGATATTTTACACAGTCGGGTGGCATTTTTACATCGCATCGCTCACCGATCCCGAGTCTCCAACTGTTATCAATTCCGGTGTTACATTTAATTACATTTCTCGCATCTGTGTTGTCGACAACTATGCCTATTTACTCGGAAACATAACGGGTGCAATCTCAGGTGTCTTCGTTTTAGATTGTACAAATCCGCAAACACCAACTCTCGTTGGACAATACACACAGGGTGGGTTAGGTGCGTATTACAATGACCTCGCGGTATCTGGTGATTACGCTTACCTTGCCAGTTACGGTTTGGGTTTACGGATTATTTCAGTTGCGAATCGAGCACATCCCCAATTGGTAACACATTACGAACCGGCTGAAAATATCTCCGCAGTGACTCTGTCCGGTAACCATGCCTTTCTTGGCGGCAGCGCGTTCCGAATTCTCAATATCGCGAATCCATCCTCACCACAGTTAGTTGGTTTTTTGGATAGTGTGTATGTATCCAATGTTTGTGTGAATGGAAGTATTGTGTATTCGGGAGAAAGTACTCATTTACGGATTTACGATTGTTCGGGGGCATTGAGTGGTGTCGACGATTCTGAAAACAATTTTCCGACTCAATATTCACTTAAGCCGAACTACCCCAACCCCTTTAACTCCACCACGACAATTTCTTACACACTTCCTCTGCTAAGTAATGTAGAATTGAAACTCTTTGATCTTACCGGTCGGGAAGTCGCATCCCTTGTAAACCAGAAACAACAGACCGGAAGTTATCGAGTTACCTTCGATGGGATGAATCTCTCATCGGGAACCTATTTTGTAAAGATGCAAGCGGGGGAATTTGTTAAAACGCAGAAGTTAGTTCTTTTAAGGTGA